From a single Gimesia fumaroli genomic region:
- a CDS encoding efflux RND transporter permease subunit, giving the protein MSRTFNRCSVWMVDHPLLVTLFILLLSGIAMLGYTMPEQVRDWFKPAPPQQVQQGPAAPPKKQERPPDVDPISLTDADTILVIDSNQFFTTDGVKALRAIVEEIEALDYVKSVFWLDDIPNLNIFGLREPLVPNERASQKRLDAAREKTINHPLVGGQLLSVDGKTLLLMIKFDWLYVLDDEACTTGLKEVAKKVTAEYPDVKFSFMTTGRVPIYLTAVRTHNANKVKYQVIGYGMILLMAIILFRGISAVIIVALAPMFGVFLTMGIIQFFDFQDNPFNDVVLPVLLSLVGLTDGVHLMVQIRKHRASGLSGRDAARRGIQEVGLACFLTSVTTAIGFGSLSLAHHDTVREFGYSCVIGVLLTFIAVVTVIPLACRTWLGRSIHKGYGKGIIDRHLGRISVIIDLVLKKTKLISSLGISLTAVLILISLTLRPDERRANMLPEGSEAASALNHMDQAMGGLEHSRVRVYWNDQIASDSPEVLIAISEVDDLLNQESLIGHPISIRNILAALPGDGPPEERMSMMDLLPPPLKRAFYTPEYRQAEVSFHVQDLGIAKYGPTFTRIEEGLNAIAAQHPQFRFELTGSAVWRWRNLYQIVVDLAASLGSAAIIILIVLAIAFRSLRLGLISIIPNMFPLAVTGAFLVFTGQALEIVSVCAFTVCLGIAVDDTIHFLTRFREEQLLVDSDEEAIRRAFTGVGTALIMTTVILVAGFSTVVFSDMRDQRIFAIMSGLTIASALFGDLVFLPALLAQYAKRSQVPAMEESEAAIDQPAEETLVRD; this is encoded by the coding sequence GTGTCACGTACGTTTAATCGCTGTTCGGTCTGGATGGTTGACCATCCTCTGCTCGTTACCCTGTTTATTCTGCTGCTCAGCGGGATTGCGATGTTAGGCTATACCATGCCTGAGCAAGTGCGGGACTGGTTTAAACCGGCTCCGCCCCAGCAGGTCCAGCAAGGTCCAGCCGCTCCCCCAAAGAAGCAGGAACGGCCCCCGGATGTCGACCCGATCAGCCTGACGGACGCTGATACGATTCTGGTGATCGATTCCAACCAGTTTTTTACAACGGATGGCGTGAAAGCACTGCGAGCGATTGTCGAAGAAATTGAAGCGCTGGATTATGTGAAGAGCGTCTTCTGGCTGGATGATATTCCCAATCTAAATATTTTCGGCTTGCGCGAGCCGCTCGTTCCGAATGAACGGGCTTCACAGAAACGATTGGATGCGGCCCGAGAGAAAACGATCAATCATCCATTGGTCGGCGGACAGTTACTTTCAGTCGATGGCAAGACACTCTTGTTGATGATTAAATTTGACTGGTTGTATGTATTGGACGATGAAGCTTGTACGACTGGTTTGAAAGAGGTTGCAAAAAAAGTTACTGCCGAGTATCCAGATGTCAAATTTTCGTTTATGACAACGGGCCGTGTGCCCATTTATCTGACCGCGGTACGCACGCATAATGCGAACAAGGTGAAATACCAGGTCATCGGTTACGGGATGATCCTGTTGATGGCGATTATCCTGTTTCGGGGTATCTCTGCTGTGATCATTGTGGCGCTGGCGCCGATGTTTGGTGTCTTCCTGACGATGGGCATCATTCAATTCTTTGATTTTCAGGATAACCCGTTTAACGATGTGGTGCTGCCAGTCTTATTAAGTCTGGTCGGTCTGACCGATGGCGTACATCTGATGGTCCAGATCAGGAAGCATCGAGCGTCGGGTTTGAGTGGTCGAGATGCGGCCCGCCGCGGAATTCAAGAAGTGGGTCTGGCCTGTTTTCTGACTTCGGTAACAACAGCCATCGGCTTCGGTTCGCTTTCTCTGGCGCATCACGATACCGTACGCGAGTTCGGCTACAGTTGTGTGATTGGTGTGCTGCTGACATTTATTGCGGTCGTCACGGTGATCCCGCTGGCCTGTCGCACCTGGCTGGGGCGTTCCATTCATAAAGGATACGGCAAAGGAATTATTGACCGTCATCTGGGACGGATCAGTGTGATTATTGATCTGGTTCTGAAAAAAACAAAGCTGATCAGTTCGCTGGGAATCAGCCTGACTGCCGTTTTGATTCTGATCTCATTAACGCTCAGGCCGGATGAACGGCGGGCGAATATGCTGCCGGAAGGTTCGGAAGCAGCATCGGCGTTGAATCATATGGATCAGGCGATGGGCGGGCTGGAACATTCGCGCGTGCGCGTTTACTGGAATGATCAAATTGCCTCCGATTCGCCCGAAGTCTTAATCGCGATCAGCGAAGTGGACGATTTGTTAAATCAGGAATCGCTAATCGGGCATCCGATTTCGATTCGTAATATTCTGGCAGCGTTACCCGGTGATGGACCTCCTGAAGAGCGGATGTCGATGATGGATCTGTTGCCGCCTCCATTGAAGCGAGCATTTTACACGCCAGAATATCGTCAGGCGGAAGTCAGTTTTCACGTGCAGGACTTGGGGATTGCGAAATATGGTCCCACCTTCACGCGTATTGAAGAGGGATTGAACGCGATCGCGGCTCAGCATCCGCAATTTCGATTTGAACTGACCGGTTCAGCGGTCTGGCGCTGGCGCAATCTGTACCAGATCGTGGTCGATCTCGCGGCCTCTTTGGGGAGTGCGGCGATCATCATTCTGATTGTGCTGGCAATTGCCTTTCGTTCTTTACGGCTGGGATTGATTTCGATTATCCCGAACATGTTTCCGCTGGCCGTTACTGGGGCATTTCTGGTGTTTACTGGACAGGCATTGGAGATCGTCAGCGTCTGTGCGTTTACGGTCTGCCTCGGAATTGCCGTCGATGATACCATTCACTTCCTGACACGATTCCGCGAAGAGCAGTTATTAGTGGATAGTGATGAAGAAGCGATCCGCCGGGCGTTTACCGGCGTGGGGACTGCGCTGATCATGACAACCGTGATCCTGGTGGCCGGTTTCTCGACGGTGGTCTTCAGCGACATGCGCGACCAGCGGATCTTCGCCATCATGAGCGGGTTGACGATTGCCTCTGCTCTGTTCGGGGATCTGGTCTTTCTGCCGGCGTTACTGGCTCAGTATGCCAAGCGTTCTCAAGTTCCGGCGATGGAAGAATCAGAAGCAGCCATTGACCAGCCGGCGGAAGAGACGCTGGTGCGGGATTGA
- a CDS encoding FdhF/YdeP family oxidoreductase produces the protein MKAPRSGGGWKAIKYSLTLANKVGWWKLWKAMRTKNACKTCAVGMGGQKGGMVNEAGLFPEVCKKSFQAMAADMQPAVESDFFSKYNLDQLRSFSSRKLEYSGRLTEPLLLSPGEAHYKPISWDAAIDLVVDRLKAAGPERTFYYASGRSSNEAGLLFQMLSRLMGTNYVNNCSYYCHQASGVGLGSSVGTGAGTIRLEDLEHTDLYILIGANPASNHPRLMKEFIDIRRRGGKVIVVNPVKELGLVNFRVPSDVRSLLFGSEIASLYVQPHIGGDLALLTGIAKEVLERNAHDTSFIAEHTEDFDAFKQQVENTSWDDIVQQSGVDKATIQKIADQYISAKNVVIGWCMGITHHLHGTNSVQTIANVSLLRGMVGRRKAGLMPIRGHSNVQGLGSVGVTPGMKQAMLERFESRLGIKVPTTPGYDTMACMEASHRGEMDFAFCLGGNLYGSNPDTKHAIEAMSRIKTVMYLSTTLNTGHVWGTGQETLILPVLPRDEEPQSTTQESMFSYVRMSDGGKSRFEGPRSEVSILAAIGQKLFAGDDRIDWKKLESHNAIRELIAELIPGYENMKETIQSHKEFHVTGRAVEEYKFPTESGKAKFHAIPLPDLPTDENQLRLMTIRSEGQFNSVVYEEEDLYRGQDRRDIILMNRADIDRLGFKPEQRVKVKSEAGEMPFILVREFDIRAGNALMYYPEANILVPHTVDPLSKTPGFKGVPITLEAEAGVQV, from the coding sequence GTGAAAGCTCCTCGTAGCGGCGGCGGTTGGAAAGCGATCAAATACAGTCTGACACTGGCAAATAAAGTGGGCTGGTGGAAACTCTGGAAAGCCATGCGGACCAAAAACGCCTGTAAGACCTGCGCCGTCGGCATGGGCGGACAGAAGGGGGGCATGGTCAACGAAGCAGGTTTGTTCCCGGAAGTCTGCAAAAAATCGTTTCAGGCGATGGCCGCCGATATGCAACCTGCGGTCGAAAGCGATTTCTTCTCGAAATATAACCTCGACCAGTTGCGTTCTTTCTCCTCCCGCAAACTCGAATACAGCGGCCGACTCACCGAACCTCTGTTACTCTCTCCCGGTGAAGCTCACTACAAACCAATTTCGTGGGACGCGGCGATCGACCTTGTCGTCGACCGTTTGAAGGCAGCCGGCCCCGAGCGCACCTTCTATTATGCCAGTGGCCGGTCTTCCAACGAAGCCGGGCTCCTGTTTCAGATGCTCTCCCGGTTAATGGGCACGAATTACGTTAATAACTGCTCCTATTACTGCCATCAGGCCAGCGGCGTCGGTCTTGGCTCCAGCGTCGGCACCGGAGCTGGAACGATTCGCCTCGAAGATCTGGAACATACCGACCTTTACATTCTGATTGGCGCCAACCCGGCTTCGAATCATCCGCGTCTGATGAAAGAATTCATCGACATTCGGCGGCGGGGCGGGAAAGTCATCGTCGTCAACCCCGTCAAGGAACTCGGGCTGGTTAATTTCCGAGTCCCCAGTGATGTCCGCAGCCTGCTGTTCGGTTCCGAAATCGCTTCCCTGTATGTGCAACCTCATATTGGTGGTGACCTGGCACTGTTAACCGGTATCGCAAAAGAAGTCCTCGAACGCAACGCGCATGATACCAGCTTCATTGCCGAACACACCGAAGACTTTGACGCCTTCAAACAACAGGTCGAGAACACCAGTTGGGACGACATCGTCCAACAGAGCGGAGTCGACAAAGCTACGATTCAGAAAATCGCCGATCAGTATATCAGTGCCAAAAACGTCGTCATCGGCTGGTGCATGGGCATCACACATCACCTGCACGGCACCAACAGTGTGCAAACCATCGCCAACGTCTCCCTGCTCAGAGGCATGGTCGGCCGCCGCAAGGCAGGCCTGATGCCCATCCGCGGGCATAGCAATGTGCAGGGCCTCGGCTCCGTCGGCGTCACCCCCGGCATGAAGCAGGCGATGCTCGAACGCTTTGAAAGTCGGCTCGGCATCAAAGTCCCCACGACTCCTGGCTATGACACGATGGCCTGCATGGAAGCATCGCACCGGGGAGAGATGGATTTCGCCTTCTGCCTGGGCGGTAATCTCTACGGCAGCAATCCCGATACGAAACACGCGATCGAAGCCATGAGCCGAATCAAAACTGTGATGTATCTCTCGACCACATTAAATACAGGTCACGTCTGGGGCACCGGCCAGGAAACCTTGATCCTACCCGTTCTTCCGCGCGATGAAGAGCCGCAATCCACGACGCAGGAATCGATGTTCAGCTACGTCCGCATGAGTGACGGCGGTAAATCGCGATTCGAAGGTCCGCGGAGTGAAGTTTCCATCCTGGCGGCCATCGGGCAAAAACTGTTTGCCGGCGATGATCGCATTGACTGGAAAAAACTCGAAAGCCATAACGCGATCCGCGAATTAATCGCCGAATTGATTCCCGGCTACGAAAACATGAAAGAGACGATCCAGTCCCACAAAGAATTCCACGTCACCGGCCGCGCTGTTGAGGAATACAAGTTCCCCACCGAATCAGGCAAAGCGAAGTTCCACGCGATCCCGCTGCCCGATCTGCCGACGGACGAAAATCAGTTGCGACTGATGACAATTCGCTCGGAAGGCCAGTTCAACAGCGTGGTCTACGAAGAAGAAGATCTCTACCGGGGTCAGGATCGCCGCGATATCATTCTCATGAACCGCGCCGACATCGACCGCCTCGGCTTCAAACCCGAGCAACGCGTCAAAGTCAAAAGCGAAGCAGGGGAGATGCCGTTCATCCTGGTCCGCGAATTCGACATTCGCGCGGGCAACGCATTAATGTACTACCCCGAGGCCAACATCCTCGTCCCGCACACCGTCGACCCGCTCTCGAAAACACCGGGCTTTAAAGGAGTGCCGATTACGCTCGAAGCAGAAGCCGGAGTGCAGGTTTGA
- the tam gene encoding trans-aconitate 2-methyltransferase translates to MPVWDADQYLKFQQERTQPAIDLAARVRLESPERIVDVGCGPGNSTAVLASRFPEADLRGLDSSADMLETARASNGEIHWFQADITSWEPDEKYDLIFSNAVLQWVPDHQAIFPRLVSFLKPEGALAVQLPSHFGSPLHQCVVEVSELPEWKEATTNARRRLATESRSFYYDLLAPVVSQIDLWETEYIHIMESVEAILEWFRGTGLRPYLEALPDDDQRVRFETELLARYRDAYSTQANGKVLFPFRRLFLVAYDPNQGSVV, encoded by the coding sequence ATGCCTGTGTGGGATGCGGATCAGTATTTAAAATTTCAACAGGAACGGACGCAACCCGCCATCGATCTGGCAGCCCGCGTGCGACTGGAATCTCCCGAGAGAATTGTCGATGTCGGCTGTGGCCCCGGTAACAGTACGGCAGTGCTGGCGTCGCGCTTTCCTGAAGCCGATCTTAGGGGTTTGGATAGTTCTGCTGACATGTTGGAGACTGCGCGGGCTTCGAACGGGGAGATCCACTGGTTTCAAGCGGATATAACCTCTTGGGAGCCGGATGAGAAATACGATCTGATTTTTTCGAACGCCGTTTTACAATGGGTTCCCGATCATCAAGCAATCTTTCCCCGGCTGGTGAGTTTTCTTAAGCCGGAAGGCGCGCTGGCGGTACAACTGCCGTCACATTTTGGTTCTCCCCTGCACCAGTGTGTGGTTGAGGTTTCCGAGCTTCCTGAATGGAAAGAGGCGACTACAAATGCGCGCCGGAGGCTGGCGACGGAGTCACGATCATTTTACTATGACCTGCTGGCACCAGTGGTTTCACAAATCGATCTCTGGGAAACCGAGTACATTCATATTATGGAGAGTGTAGAAGCGATTCTGGAATGGTTTCGAGGCACGGGGCTCAGACCTTACCTGGAAGCGTTGCCCGATGACGACCAGCGGGTTCGGTTCGAGACGGAACTGCTGGCCCGATATCGGGACGCCTATTCGACTCAAGCGAATGGAAAAGTACTGTTTCCGTTTCGGCGATTGTTTCTCGTGGCGTACGATCCTAATCAGGGAAGCGTGGTCTAA
- a CDS encoding redoxin domain-containing protein — MLRSSLIILCLLILVCGSSLWANEKTEPVKVGTLTFRLPTVAGKIVELTEKPQQKLTVVCFLGAECPLARLYGPKLNEMSAAYESKGVQFIGVNSNQQDSLEDVKKYVKRYEIRFPMAKDYNNKVADQYAAVRTPEVFVLDEQLDVKYRGRIDNQYLPGISRAETTSHDLKQALDAVLAGQPVEVASTKPSGCFIGRVKETEVTTSLTFCKEVAAVLNRHCVECHRKGEIAPFGLTDYDEVRGWADTMLETIEDGRMPPWHASPKYGHYANARFMSDDEKKILRDWVAGGMPFGDVKDMPKPPSFRKGWHLPKIPEAVYEMRKKPFVVPKEGVVEYQYFVVDPGFKEDKWITGAQVLPGNRSVVHHAIVFIRPPDGSNFQGIGWLTAYVPGQRINMLPPGRGRKVPAGSKLVFQMHYTPTGSVQEDVSKVGLIFGKDEEITHEVFTLIGIDQEFEIPPNTKDFPVSAKVRRIPPQAELLAIAPHMHLRGKSFRLFMKQKEKSEILLDVPNYDFNWQHIYELSQPMKLDAIDSLEFTVKFDNSEENPFNPDPNEYVTWGDQTWEEMAIAFFEVAEPRKKKAKAKQKPKRQKKPTEAERKQRVDKFVAAFMKRFDKNKDGQVDLDEVPLAAQRYGRIRDRDGNGVIQREEIERLVR; from the coding sequence ATGCTTCGTAGTAGTTTAATAATTCTGTGTTTACTGATTCTGGTTTGTGGCAGTTCTCTCTGGGCGAATGAAAAAACAGAGCCCGTTAAAGTGGGGACGTTAACATTTCGACTGCCGACCGTGGCGGGCAAGATTGTCGAACTCACCGAAAAGCCGCAGCAGAAACTAACTGTGGTCTGTTTTCTGGGAGCCGAGTGCCCGCTGGCCCGACTCTATGGCCCGAAACTGAATGAAATGTCGGCTGCATATGAGTCAAAGGGCGTTCAATTTATCGGCGTGAACAGCAATCAGCAGGACTCGCTGGAAGACGTCAAAAAATACGTCAAACGCTATGAGATCCGATTCCCGATGGCTAAGGATTATAACAACAAAGTCGCCGATCAGTATGCAGCAGTGCGAACTCCTGAAGTGTTTGTCCTGGATGAGCAGTTAGACGTGAAATACCGCGGGCGAATTGATAATCAATATCTGCCGGGGATTTCGCGGGCGGAAACGACGTCGCACGATCTGAAACAGGCCCTCGATGCGGTATTGGCTGGCCAGCCGGTGGAAGTCGCCAGTACGAAACCGAGTGGCTGTTTTATTGGGCGTGTGAAAGAGACAGAGGTGACAACCAGTCTGACCTTCTGTAAAGAAGTGGCGGCGGTTTTGAATCGGCATTGTGTAGAATGTCATCGTAAAGGTGAAATCGCACCCTTTGGTTTGACCGACTATGATGAAGTCCGCGGCTGGGCCGATACGATGCTGGAAACCATTGAAGACGGCCGGATGCCTCCCTGGCATGCGAGCCCGAAATATGGTCATTATGCCAATGCACGCTTTATGTCTGACGATGAGAAAAAAATCCTGCGTGACTGGGTTGCAGGTGGGATGCCGTTCGGCGATGTGAAAGATATGCCGAAGCCTCCGTCATTCCGCAAAGGCTGGCATCTGCCAAAAATTCCAGAAGCCGTTTATGAAATGCGGAAGAAACCCTTTGTCGTTCCCAAAGAGGGTGTCGTGGAATATCAGTATTTCGTAGTCGATCCGGGATTCAAAGAAGACAAATGGATCACTGGAGCCCAGGTCCTGCCCGGCAATCGGTCGGTGGTGCACCATGCGATTGTCTTTATTCGTCCGCCCGATGGATCGAATTTTCAGGGGATCGGCTGGTTGACGGCGTATGTGCCGGGGCAGCGGATCAATATGTTGCCGCCGGGACGCGGCCGTAAAGTTCCCGCCGGCTCGAAACTGGTGTTCCAGATGCACTACACGCCGACTGGTTCAGTTCAGGAAGATGTTTCGAAAGTCGGTCTGATTTTTGGAAAAGACGAAGAGATCACGCACGAAGTCTTCACGCTGATTGGCATCGATCAGGAATTCGAGATTCCGCCAAATACAAAAGATTTCCCGGTCTCAGCGAAAGTCCGCCGGATTCCACCCCAGGCCGAACTGCTGGCGATTGCCCCGCACATGCACTTAAGAGGAAAATCGTTTCGACTGTTCATGAAGCAGAAAGAAAAGTCTGAGATTCTGCTCGATGTGCCGAATTATGATTTCAATTGGCAGCATATTTATGAGTTAAGCCAGCCTATGAAGCTGGACGCGATTGATTCGCTCGAATTTACCGTGAAGTTTGATAACTCAGAAGAGAACCCGTTTAACCCTGATCCCAATGAATATGTGACCTGGGGCGATCAGACCTGGGAAGAAATGGCGATTGCGTTTTTTGAAGTGGCCGAACCTCGCAAGAAGAAGGCGAAAGCGAAGCAGAAGCCGAAGAGACAAAAGAAACCGACTGAAGCAGAACGAAAGCAGCGTGTTGACAAATTTGTGGCTGCGTTCATGAAACGATTTGATAAGAACAAGGATGGGCAAGTCGATTTGGATGAGGTTCCGCTCGCTGCTCAGAGGTACGGTCGAATACGAGACCGCGATGGAAATGGCGTGATCCAGAGAGAAGAAATTGAAAGACTTGTCAGGTAG
- a CDS encoding GAF domain-containing protein, giving the protein MGQNGIEFFAQQQTFQALPDIKIILELISKGGSLRETLTTLVEYIEANSEDLVCSILLLDDENRLRHGAAPNLPEDYIRSIDGTKIGPNEGSCGAAASRNQQIIVTDIATDPLWKNYKKLALKHDLRACWSAPIRSSTGSVLGTFAIYYHKPCQPSEFHKQLIEQAVYLAAIAIEHSRFEENLHKSEQESRQLRVQLTEAIESLTEGFALYDAEDRLVMCNSKYREFYNESADLLYPGQRFEDHIRISAYRGQVAEAVGREEEWIQERLSQHKNPEGSYRQKLGNGHWLLISEQKTAEGGVAGVRTEITQQVLYEQELRASLNLIESIRSLLSHYIADSNPDKVFEDLLQTLLSISDSEFGFIGEVLQTEAGSARLKTRAMMKTIQKDESQQLQSDQSSPEQEYCIPETLFEHILATGEAVISNQPAEDPRLSGFSPRYSDSGLNSFLGLPIYSQGELIGVAGIANRSSGYDEKQVAFLKPLLVTGGTLLSAYRNEIIRKKNESALRISEERFSKVFHLNPMGKVILNLNTAKLIDVNEAFLKSTQYARAEVVGKTLNEINLYVNPEYWDEIVRIVRQQGMVYDQESTLRIKNGEKRSCQCSAFLIEIAEEPLLLVMFKDVTEQRQAKELNRQLQIQLQHSQKMKAIGQLATGVAHEFNNILVGINLNAELLLLASEDRFSEEFRGPLNDIVKSGERAAELVKQMLAFGRKREPNTSWIDLNAMLSAKKNILQRILGKTITLKLDLDPDTVPAWADEAEVEQALMNLVVNARDAMATGGTLTISTQNVVFSEDHVSNEYGTLPGSYSRLSVKDTGCGMSPETVEQIFEPFFTTKPADMGTGLGLSTVFRDISNNGGFISVESQLGEGTEFRIYLPQDQGNVVTEKNGETASSQNLTVGGTETILVCDDEEMVLSVVASLLEALGYSVVKACGPREAIRIATSHLGTISLLLTDFNMPEMNGQQLAQQIVQLDPQIKVIYLSGMAEDILESTEGKHLEVVQKPVKLGILSQKIRTVLDSCDSVKK; this is encoded by the coding sequence ATGGGGCAAAACGGCATTGAGTTTTTTGCACAACAGCAGACATTCCAAGCCTTGCCCGATATCAAAATTATTCTGGAATTGATCAGCAAAGGCGGCTCCCTCCGGGAGACCCTGACAACTCTGGTTGAATATATTGAAGCAAACAGTGAAGATTTGGTTTGCTCCATTCTGTTACTCGATGATGAAAACCGACTCCGGCACGGCGCTGCTCCCAATCTTCCGGAAGACTATATTCGAAGTATTGATGGCACAAAAATTGGCCCGAACGAGGGCTCGTGTGGTGCTGCCGCCTCTCGAAATCAACAGATTATTGTCACAGATATTGCCACAGACCCATTGTGGAAAAACTACAAAAAACTGGCGTTAAAGCACGACCTGCGTGCCTGCTGGTCGGCGCCGATCCGTTCGTCGACGGGATCGGTACTGGGTACGTTTGCAATCTACTACCACAAACCTTGTCAGCCGAGTGAATTTCACAAGCAACTGATCGAGCAGGCCGTTTATCTGGCAGCGATCGCCATTGAGCATTCCCGATTTGAAGAGAACCTGCATAAAAGCGAGCAGGAGTCGCGTCAATTACGCGTTCAGTTGACTGAGGCGATTGAATCTCTCACTGAAGGGTTTGCGCTGTATGATGCCGAAGACCGGCTGGTGATGTGCAATTCCAAATACCGTGAGTTTTATAACGAGAGTGCCGACCTGCTGTATCCCGGCCAGCGGTTTGAAGATCATATCCGAATCTCCGCTTACCGAGGCCAGGTTGCAGAGGCGGTGGGACGCGAAGAAGAATGGATTCAGGAAAGATTATCACAACACAAGAATCCAGAGGGGAGCTATCGGCAAAAACTGGGGAACGGACACTGGCTGCTGATTTCAGAACAAAAGACGGCTGAAGGGGGAGTTGCAGGGGTTCGAACTGAGATCACTCAGCAAGTATTATACGAACAGGAATTGCGCGCGTCTCTTAATCTGATTGAATCCATTCGCAGTCTACTGTCACATTACATAGCCGATTCAAATCCTGACAAAGTATTTGAAGACCTGTTACAGACATTGCTGAGTATCTCAGACAGCGAATTTGGTTTCATTGGAGAGGTCCTGCAGACAGAAGCCGGATCAGCCCGTTTAAAAACACGGGCGATGATGAAAACAATCCAGAAGGACGAATCGCAGCAACTTCAGTCAGACCAGTCCTCCCCGGAACAGGAGTATTGTATTCCGGAAACTCTGTTTGAACACATCCTGGCCACGGGAGAAGCGGTCATTTCCAATCAGCCGGCAGAAGATCCGCGACTGAGTGGATTCTCGCCCCGTTATTCGGACAGTGGGCTGAATTCTTTTCTGGGGCTTCCGATCTATTCTCAGGGGGAGCTGATTGGGGTGGCAGGTATTGCGAATCGGTCATCCGGGTACGACGAAAAACAGGTTGCTTTTTTAAAACCACTTCTGGTGACCGGCGGGACATTATTAAGCGCCTATCGGAATGAGATCATTCGCAAAAAGAACGAAAGTGCCTTGCGAATTTCGGAAGAACGTTTTTCAAAGGTTTTTCACCTGAATCCTATGGGAAAGGTGATTCTCAATTTGAACACCGCAAAACTGATCGATGTGAATGAGGCCTTTCTGAAAAGCACTCAGTATGCCCGCGCTGAGGTCGTTGGAAAAACTCTGAATGAAATCAACTTGTATGTGAATCCTGAGTACTGGGATGAAATCGTGAGAATCGTGCGTCAGCAAGGGATGGTATATGATCAGGAATCCACGTTGCGGATTAAAAACGGTGAAAAACGATCCTGTCAATGCTCTGCCTTCCTGATCGAGATTGCAGAGGAACCATTGCTATTAGTGATGTTTAAGGATGTCACGGAACAGCGACAGGCCAAGGAACTGAACCGGCAGCTGCAGATTCAACTTCAGCATAGTCAGAAAATGAAAGCCATCGGGCAACTGGCGACTGGCGTGGCACACGAGTTCAATAATATTCTCGTGGGAATCAATTTGAATGCAGAACTGTTATTGTTGGCGTCGGAAGACCGATTTTCCGAAGAGTTTCGGGGGCCATTAAACGATATTGTAAAATCTGGAGAACGGGCTGCTGAGCTGGTAAAGCAGATGCTTGCATTCGGAAGGAAGAGAGAACCGAATACTTCCTGGATTGATCTGAATGCGATGCTGTCAGCAAAAAAGAACATTCTTCAGCGGATTCTCGGCAAAACGATCACTCTCAAACTGGACTTAGACCCGGATACAGTGCCTGCCTGGGCGGATGAAGCCGAGGTCGAACAGGCGCTCATGAATCTGGTTGTGAACGCGCGCGATGCGATGGCCACAGGTGGTACCCTTACCATTAGTACTCAAAATGTTGTTTTTTCCGAGGACCATGTTTCCAACGAATACGGCACGCTCCCCGGTTCTTATTCTCGGCTGTCGGTTAAGGACACTGGCTGTGGGATGTCACCCGAAACGGTAGAGCAGATCTTTGAACCTTTCTTCACGACCAAACCTGCAGATATGGGAACCGGACTGGGGCTTTCAACCGTATTCAGAGATATTTCTAATAACGGCGGATTTATCTCGGTTGAGAGCCAGTTGGGTGAGGGAACCGAGTTTCGGATTTACTTGCCTCAAGATCAAGGGAACGTCGTTACAGAAAAAAATGGGGAGACCGCCTCTTCTCAGAATCTTACTGTGGGAGGAACAGAGACCATTCTTGTCTGCGATGATGAAGAAATGGTACTTTCCGTTGTAGCTTCACTGCTGGAAGCGCTAGGTTATTCTGTTGTCAAAGCATGCGGACCCCGAGAAGCAATTCGGATCGCCACCTCGCATCTCGGGACAATATCATTGTTGTTAACCGATTTTAATATGCCGGAAATGAATGGCCAGCAACTGGCACAACAGATAGTACAATTGGATCCTCAGATCAAAGTCATCTATTTATCTGGCATGGCAGAGGACATTCTTGAATCGACCGAAGGAAAACATCTCGAAGTGGTTCAGAAACCGGTCAAGTTGGGGATTCTGTCTCAGAAAATTCGAACGGTTCTGGATAGCTGTGACAGTGTCAAGAAGTGA